The following proteins are co-located in the Desulfoscipio sp. XC116 genome:
- a CDS encoding cob(I)yrinic acid a,c-diamide adenosyltransferase, translating into MGSSVLQKGYVQVYTGNCKGKTTASLGLAFRAMGRGLKTYIGQFMKGQHYAELKSAEMCKPYITIEQYGKDTFIHVQNPPLEEDVKMAGIGLEKARQAMNSGRYDIIIFDEINTAHYFHLITTEEMLEIIRTKLDNVEVIFTGRYAPREVIEAADLVTEMKEIKHYYEKGVPARDGIER; encoded by the coding sequence TTGGGATCATCTGTCTTACAAAAGGGGTATGTGCAGGTCTATACCGGAAACTGCAAAGGCAAAACCACGGCTTCCTTGGGACTGGCCTTTCGGGCCATGGGTCGGGGGCTCAAAACTTATATAGGCCAGTTTATGAAGGGACAGCACTACGCAGAACTAAAATCGGCCGAAATGTGTAAACCTTATATAACCATTGAGCAGTACGGCAAAGACACTTTTATCCATGTGCAGAACCCTCCTCTGGAGGAAGACGTGAAAATGGCCGGGATAGGTTTGGAAAAAGCCAGGCAGGCTATGAATTCCGGGCGATACGATATAATTATATTTGACGAGATCAATACTGCTCATTACTTTCATCTGATCACAACGGAAGAAATGCTGGAAATCATCAGAACAAAGCTCGATAACGTGGAAGTAATATTTACCGGCCGATACGCTCCGCGTGAGGTTATCGAAGCGGCGGACCTGGTGACGGAAATGAAGGAGATCAAGCACTACTACGAAAAGGGGGTACCTGCCAGGGACGGTATCGAAAGGTAA